CCGACGGCAGAACATTGCAACCCGTACAGGACCTGCCGGAAACTTTGCAGAATCTCGCGAGGCACAAATCCGGCGGACTGTTCGTACCTGCCGATGACGTTTGGTTGGTTCCTCCTCCCGAAATCAATCCTGAGTTTGAACAGCAGATCGAACTGTTGCGGCACGAGTTGCCGGAAATGGAAACGGAAGCCCCAACGGCGGATCAAGTCCATCCGCGCGGACCAGCCGGAGCGGACACCGATGCTTATCCGGTGGAACTACACGACGACATGGATCTCCTGCCAGGCCTCTCGGGTGAGAAAATGCTAAATGCAACGATTGCCTTTGTGCGCCAGGCCAACCCCGCGACGCTGGCCGCGCTTGGGGCGCTGGCCGGCATGCTGGCCTACAAGTCAATGGGGTTGAAAGGAGTGGTGGGTTTGCTCCTGGCCGTCGCCGCGCTCAAACGATATCTCAAGATGGGCAGCCGCATCATCATGGACCAGCGGCTGGACCTGGTCGCCCGCGGAATTCAGGACGGCATCCCGGTGAACAAAAATGGACAAGTGGACGCGGAGTTCCTCGAAGCGCTCCGTCACTTTCCGGTCGGCGATCACAATGTCGCCTTCCGGCGTCTCAGTCCGGCGGTTCGAGCGCGGCAATGGGAGCATCATCCCATCAGGTTGATCCTTCCGCATACGGCCTGGAGTCGCACGCCGAAACGGTGAGTCAGGTGGTGGACGGCGATACTTTTGTTGGTCAGCGCGGGCGTTACCGGTTGATCGGAATCGATACACCGGAACTGGACCATCACGACAAATCACAGCCGGGAGCGCAGAGGGCCTGGGAAGCTCTTCGTCAACTGATCCCGCCAGGGTCGCAGGTCCGGGTGGAGGTAGCTCGAAACCAGCCGGCACTTTATGGCCGCATGCCCTGTTACCTCTACGCGAAGGATTCGGTCTCGGGAAACGAACTCTGTGTCAACAAACTCCTCGTGGAAGAAGGTCTGGCGCGCGCAACCAACTTTCAACCGTACCACCCGAAAATGCAGGAATTCGTTCAATCCGCCCTGGACGCCATTTCGCAAAGGAAGGGCCTCTGGAACGCCCTCTACAATCCCAAACCGCAACCGAGGATTCTCTCCGTCCAAGCGGAGAGATCCGTAGCAGGCAGCGTCGACGAGCGCGTCAACTTCTCGCTGGCCTAATCCAAACTGAACGCGGCGAATGCCGGCTTGTCGGCAGGCAGTGGAGTTTCCCCCGCGCCCAATCCCGTGCGCAGATCGTACTCCTGTTTGAAGAGTTGCTTGATCCGTTGATGGTACGGCTCGTATTGCCCGGCCTCCAAACTCTCCAGCAGTTGCGCCCATTCCGCTTCCGCCTCGTGATAATCTGGCGGTAGAAGCGCGTGTTGCATGATGTGGTTGGTCAGGTGAAGCCACCGGAACACTTCGCCAGCGGCACCGATCGGCAACTGCGGTTGGGTTTGCACGCGGTTTCTGACCTGTGTCAGATAATGGCGATAGATTTTTCCATGCAAGGCGTGCGGCAAGCTTCGGTCGAAAATACATTCCGGGTGTTGAATGATGCGGTTGAGCGATTCGTCCTCGCAGGTTTGCCGAAGCATGAGCATCTCGAGGATATAAGGCGTTGGTTGCTGACTCATCCGGTTGAGCAGACAGCTCAGGCTGTAGG
Above is a window of bacterium DNA encoding:
- a CDS encoding thermonuclease family protein, which translates into the protein MSQVVDGDTFVGQRGRYRLIGIDTPELDHHDKSQPGAQRAWEALRQLIPPGSQVRVEVARNQPALYGRMPCYLYAKDSVSGNELCVNKLLVEEGLARATNFQPYHPKMQEFVQSALDAISQRKGLWNALYNPKPQPRILSVQAERSVAGSVDERVNFSLA